TTTCGATGACATCGGGATAGAGCGTGCCCTGGGCGAGGAAATCGGCGCCGCCGATCTTCTTCGCCTCCGCCTCGAACACGTCGATGAAGGTCTTGCCGATGAACTTGCGCTTCTTCTCGGGGTCGGTGACGCCCGAAAGCCCGTTGAGGAACAGCGTCTCGGCATCCACATGGACGAGCGGAATATTGTAGCTGTTGCGGAACAGGCCGACGACCTGCTCGGCCTCGCCCGCACGCATCAGCCCGTGATCGACGAAGACGCAGGTCAGCTGGTCGCCGATCGCCTCATGGATCAGCACCGCCGCGACGGCGCTGTCGACGCCGCCCGAAAGCCCGCAGATCACCTTGCCGTCGCCCACCTGCTCGCGAATTTCGGCGATCTTGGTGTCGCGGAATTCGGCCATCGTCCAGTCACCCGAAAGCCCGCACACATGCCGCACGAAATTGGCGAGCAGCCGCGCGCCGTCGGGCGTGTGGACCACTTCGGGGTGGAACTGCATCGCATAATAGCGCCGGTCGTCGTCGGCGATGACGGCATAGGGCGCGCCGGGGCTGGTCGCCACCACCCGGAAACCGCGCGCCAGCTCGGTCACCTTGTCTCCGTGGCTCATCCACACCTGATGCGTTTCGCCTTCGCGCCACAGTCCGTCGAACAGCTCGCAGCTGTCGTCGATCTCGATATAGGCGCGGCCGAACTCGCCGCTTTCGCCCAGCCCGACCGATCCGCCGAGCTGCTCCATCATCGTCTGTTGGCCATAGCAGATGCCGAGCACCGGCACGCCGCTTTCAAACACGATATCGGGCACGCGCGGGCTGTCCTGATCGAGCACCGATGCCGGGCTGCCCGAAAGGATCACACCTTTGGGCTGCATGCGCTCGAACGCCTCCTGCGCGGAGGTGAATGGCGCGATTTCGCTGTACACGCCCGCTTCGCGAACGCGCCGGGCGATAAGCTGCGTAACCTGGCTGCCGAAATCGACGATCAGGATGGAGTCGGGATGCTGCGTCATGGCGCGGCGATAGAAAGCGCTGCGGACCGTGTAAAGCAACCAGGCGGGGCACGCCGCACTATTTGGTCACTCCGTGGGCGTGGTGCTCGGCGACGGTGTCGGGCTTGCTCCAGCGGTCGGCGAGGGCGTCGGGCTCGCTTCGGCGGCGGGGGCTGCGTTACGGAAGTCTTCCCCGGTGGGGATTTCGACCACATCCGGGCGCGGCCGGGGGTCGAACCGGATCTTCGCACAGGCATCGCGCCGCCGTTGCCACGCCTTTATGACGTCCTCCCCCTCCACCCGGTTTGCCAGCGGAAGCGCGACGCAGGACGCGCGGGCGATCCGCATCAGCGCGTCGAACGCCGCACGCGGCACGGGCCGATTGCCCAGATCCTCTCCCTCTATGTCATCCGAATCGAACAATTCGCGGTGCGACAGGCCCAGGCATCGGGCGGCATCATATACCGTCATCTGGTCCTGGTTGGGCCGGGGGGACAATCGCCCGTCGGTGCCATCCATGTGGCATCGGTCGACATCGGATGCGACGATTTCCAGCCCGGATCGGAACACCGCGCTGCCGCGATGGAGCGCGGCGGTGATGTCGGTCATGTTGTTGAACAGGTTCCACGCCGCCGAAAACACGTTGCCCCGCCCGAGTGACTCAAGGAACTTGCGCGCCTGCTCGGTCGGCAGCGCGGTCAGCATGCCGCGGATGAGCCGCGATTCGATACGCGGCAGATCGCTTTCGAAATTGGCGAGATAGCCGGCGCATCGCACCCCGGTCGGGTTGTATATCTGCGGGACGGATGCGGGAACCGGCGACAGCGCGGAGGCGGCAGGCACTGCCTGGGGCGTCGGGGTCACCACCGGTGTCGGCGCTGCCGTCGGCGTCGGCGTGGCAGCGGGGGCCGGACCGACCGGATAGATGCGGCACCCGCCGACACCGGCATCGGCATCGGCATCGGCATCGCCCACATATCCCAGGTTCATCGCCGCATAGTTGATTTCGTTCGCCGCCTCGGCGAGCTGATCGGCGAATGCATCGGCATCCTCGGGCAGAACGCTCGGCTCCCCGACGCGGGCGGTAATCGCCAGCACCATCGTCAGGCGGAACAGCGCCAGCGTCTTGGAATGCTTCGCCTCGAAAAGACGCTGGTCCATCAGATAGCCGGGATAGCCACCCGGATACCGGAATTCCTTGTTCAACATGCCACAGCCGCCCAGCGACAGGCAGGACAGTGAAATCACGACTTTCGAAACGGTACGCATGCTGTCTCCTCCCCACATGAAACAGGCAGGAAGACGGCGTTGCGCAAATCAGGATGTCGTCGCGGGCGTTTCGCCAAATCATACCAGACGCGACACGCATCGAACCGAATCAGGACAGCGTGCCTTCCTGATGCGAGCTTATGCGGATCTGCAGCAAAGCGATTGGACGAAATCGCCGGTCGCGATCACTCGACCGGCGTGACTTCCAGTCCCGTCCATTTCGCGGCGAATGCCCACAGGTCCGCCGCTTCCTCGATGATCTTGTCGGTCGGCTTGCCCGAACCGTGGCCAGCGCGGGTTTCGATGCGGATCAGATGCGGCTTGTCGCCGATATCTGCCGACTGGAGCATCGCGGCATATTTGAAACTGTGCCCCGGCACCACGCGATCGTCGGTGTCGGCGGTTGTCACCAGAATCGCCGGATAGTCCCGCCCGCCTTCGACATTGTGATAGGGCGAATAGGCATA
This genomic interval from Sphingosinithalassobacter tenebrarum contains the following:
- the guaA gene encoding glutamine-hydrolyzing GMP synthase yields the protein MTQHPDSILIVDFGSQVTQLIARRVREAGVYSEIAPFTSAQEAFERMQPKGVILSGSPASVLDQDSPRVPDIVFESGVPVLGICYGQQTMMEQLGGSVGLGESGEFGRAYIEIDDSCELFDGLWREGETHQVWMSHGDKVTELARGFRVVATSPGAPYAVIADDDRRYYAMQFHPEVVHTPDGARLLANFVRHVCGLSGDWTMAEFRDTKIAEIREQVGDGKVICGLSGGVDSAVAAVLIHEAIGDQLTCVFVDHGLMRAGEAEQVVGLFRNSYNIPLVHVDAETLFLNGLSGVTDPEKKRKFIGKTFIDVFEAEAKKIGGADFLAQGTLYPDVIESISFTGGPSVTIKSHHNVGGLPERMNMKLVEPLRELFKDEVRALGKELGLPEAFVGRHPFPGPGLAIRIPGEVTKERCDILRKADAIYLEEIRNAGLYDAIWQAFAVLLPVRTVGVMGDGRTYDSVLALRAVTSTDGMTAVAFQFPGEFLARVATRIVNEVRGINRVTYDYTSKPPGTIEWE